The sequence below is a genomic window from Wyeomyia smithii strain HCP4-BCI-WySm-NY-G18 chromosome 1, ASM2978416v1, whole genome shotgun sequence.
TTTCCAACGAGGATCGGTTCAGGAATTCATAAGGTAAGTGCTCTCAAATTctaaataaaatttcaatttcaaaagtgaatttttttagCTTTGCCAGCAAAACACTCGTCGAACGCACACAGGCGGCTACACGTCAGTCAGTGAAACAGGATGTGTACATGTGTCACGTATACGTCCGAGCGGATAATTTGGGCGCGGTGCTGATATCTGATCACGAGTACCCGCATCGTGTGGCGCACACTTTACTTACTAAAGTGCTTGAcgattttagtgcaaaaatTAGCAAGGAACAGTGGCCTTCCGCTAGTGAATCCTCAATCGATTTTTCTACGCTGCCAGCTTTACTGACAAAATACCAAGATCCGCGCGAAGCCGATTCTCTAACTAAAATGCAAGAGGATTTGGACGAGACGAAAATAATTCTTCGCAACACGATAGAGGCCGTTCTGGAGCGCGGTGAAAAACTGGATGATTTGGTCTACAAATCCGAATCGCTTTCAATACAAAGCAAAGCATTCTACAAAACGGCTAAAAAGACAAACTCATGCTGCAACTTCGGTTAGATTCAGTCAAACCCAACCACGGAGAGCAAATTTCAACCCACCAGCGTGCTAACGGCTGAACTGTTTTCGTTGCTCGGCGATATTCTGATGCCCGCTGTTCCGGCTATAGCTTGTATTAAATACGTCTAGCAAGTTTTATTTTACTAAACACCATCGTATTATGCTGTACGTTGAGTTCCGTGTTGTCTACATTTTATGAAAACTGGTagaagaaaaatagaaaaaaaagaaagcttAGCAACTAAATAACCACATACTGACCTAACCACTATTAGaaaaaatcgacctcaaacatTCTATATGTAATGTAATTGATGATATTTTAACTACCTATTATACTTTTTTCCAATAAGGCTGAACGCGCAATTTTATGTTTTGACTGATCACTTCTAGtcgaatttatgaaaaaaaaacagtatattAGGCTCAAACATGTATTCTACTTTGTTGGGCATGTTGTCATGACGGGCCACTATTCCAAGCACCTTCATTTATATAGATAATCTACGCTGTGACAATAACGGACTAATTTCAAAATACTATTCATAGTGTTTGCTTGTTTGCACCTGATTACCACAGgatcctttttttttcataaatttaacgAAATTCGAATGTGTCGACCAGagtaatcagttttattaatctatttattttgtgtTTGCGTCAGCCTTATCGCCTTGGTACTACCCGTTATCTTATTCGTCGACAAATAAGATGAGTGAAAAATTAAACATTACCcaaatataatgaaaaaacttattttttggtGTTAACCGTTAAATCTGTGCGACAAATAAAAGCATCATACAAGATAATACAAAAGTTacctttcttttttcgactctaagcaaagtcatgctatttttaatttttgtttaaggagtaaatgtagtaatgaagatagaaaattaaactaactgaaaatatgattgtagaaactacgaaaaatatagttcccacctgctgaactatatttttcgtagtttcttcaatcatattttcagttaatttcattttctatcttcattacacaaatttaattttctatcttcattaaaCAAAAAAGATAACACAGAAGTTTCAATTGCGATTCTTAGGAACGTTTGGTaaaccaacttttttttgttattctaaCTACTAATTGTTTAGCTTTGTTGCTAGTTGTTTGGTTTCTTTCAGATCAATACAACGTCTCTTCTATTTTACGCATGATAGGAAAAAGCTTTTTACTTATAAACAGTTTGCTACCTTAGTATCGACTTAAAATAGGCGATTATTTTTGCTACACacagtttttttctcttttcttttaTGACAACTATTATAACtcacaatttaaaacaaaaccttACCAATATTATACGGCTTGCAGAAGAAAGCGCCTAACTTCGCTCTAACAAATAGTTGTTTACATCAAAATTAAAATCTATTGAAACCTAAATTGGCGCAATCATCAACAGTCGAATTTTATGCCTAGATGAGATtgatttttactctttactcgaCATTGCATATACTTAATAAAAGTAATGCGGCTATATACCGCAttgcaaaatttttttaaaacaaaaaactatataaaaattacaaaataaagcGCACGAACTTCCGGCTGGATTCAGATGTTTGTACAATCCGTGCTTTACAGCATTTATTCTGGTTTTTCTTTTCTTACTTCCGGTTGCTGCTTACGCACTGCAGCAGCGGCAACCGGAGTTCGCGGATCTCATGGTGTCCCGCCGGAGCTAATTGCGATGGTCTTCCGGGTGCCAGTTGGAGTGAGGTGACCGAGTTTGCGCACGGTCAACGCCGTTGTCGTACTGGTCGGTGTGACAGGCGTCGCAGACGCCGCGACTGTCGTTGTCGGTGTAGACGGTGAGCTTTCCGTAGAAACGTCTGATTTGATCGGCAGTACCATCACCTTGTCCCGGTGATATTTGCTCTTATGCGTAGACAAAGACCACTTGGTTTTGAAGACGGCGTTGCACATGACACAGCTGTAGGATACTTTGTTGTCACCGTGTTTGGCCAACTTGTGTCGTTTCATTGCGTTCATTGAGCAAAATTGCCGGTGGCACTCACTGCACGTGTGTAACTGCTTAGATCGAAGCGAATCGGAATctgcaaaagaaaaaaacgaaatcaaATAAGTTTCGGTGACGAAATCAAAGGTAAGCTACTTAAAACTTTAAAAGCTGAATTGAAACTGATATTTGTGaacagaagaaatgaaaatttttatttttttattaaatgattACCAACTATgataatattttaaaaatggAAAAGGCACAACAGATCATCGAATCAAATCACTTAAATTCTGCACTTATATCAAAAACCGAAGAAAGGGTGTTTCCCTCTACACCTCTTGGCTACGACTATGCTTATAAAAATATGAGAGGATTTCATATCAGCTGTGCAATCATCAAATTTGAATTGTGTAACAGATATGCTTATAAATATATCACATTCAACTCTCGCAACTCTTCGCAAGATAATTAAAATTAGTCCATCTTTGTCCATAGCAGTGGCTTCGAATAAAGCTTTTGCCTGGTCACAAGAAGCCAAGCAAAGCAAAACGTTTGGTGCTACatcccgattcggaactcgaccttctgttcacTTATACACAAACTGTTTCAGTGTACAGGAGAATCGGGTTTAGCGCTACGATACTACTGACACTAacggtctctcccgagccgggactcgaaacTGTAACCGgcctgttaggccagcatcgtgccTCGAGATCAGCTGGATGGGTTGGGAGGATCGCAAGTATGCAAGATCGAAATTAGGAAAACTGTAACAAACGCATTATTTAAAACTAGACAGTATAGTCATTCAGCAACTCATATAGTTGGGAAGGGTTAAAGGGTAGGCAAATTTGACCTGATTAGGCGAGTGGAAATTCTGTCACGTTCCTTTTTCGTTTTGTCGTGAAGATTCGCAAATCTTCTATTTCATTCTTTGTACTGTACGTAGGCAAAGTACGTAAGATTCCACTCAGTAAATTTTGTGTATAAACTTTTGATCTGATACCAAATAAATCATACCACTAGCAAATTTCAACTCCCGCACAGTACTCATCTTATCCGTACGTTGATACCGGAGTTCACCCCTAACGAGTTTAAGCCTCTCGAATGAGAAAAGGCCCTTTTCATGCCGGTTAAgtagaggtgggaaaaatggttcactatagtgagcggatcagagcggtttcgctcactaagatgaactagttctttttaacagctcactcgctcttttcgttcctacataatttttggtttttatcagtGTAGCTATTATCCGACACCGCAAGCGAAAGCCAGGTGAAAGCCTTACACCCGATTAGCCAAGCGCAAGGTCGCGCGCAAAactacaatagaactcccagaaacaagctgccaccaaacGTCTGCCCTGATATGCATAACCTGCATTTCTCATCACCCAGCCACCAGCTTGTcgcaagagcatgcaaaaaaaaaacaacttgcaacagtccatacacaggtacacgggttggctaacgccgagtacgcacacgaatgtggaacgaaaagaacgaaagaactgattcactgacCTTCTGGCAATCCAAAAGactcagttctttgaaagagcgaaatctttcgctctcaaaagaactggttcttccgatggctcttttgttcagctcgcaggcaatccgctcgcgatcagaagatttcgatcttttaaagaactgattttctgatcagTTCACGAGCGGATTGTCTGCATtgattcaaaagatcagtgaaccagttctttcgctctttttgtTCCACTTTTCGTGTGTGTCCCGGCGTGCGCCAGCCCGTACgctgtgtgtgaactgtggtAAGaagatttcattttttattcccgcggctggtggatggttatgcaggcagccggcggcagctattttctgggagttctattgcagtgttgcacgccgctttgcgcttggggtgtaaaacattcatatgactgtcgcttgcggtgtctgatcaacataatcagcttcagctttttgcttgaaggAAGGGGTGAGTcaccgctctttaaaaaagagcgatagatcactcactcactttgaagaaccagctctttagatcagttcgtgagcggattgcccacctctacGGTTAAGGTGATCCGAGGTATTCATCCTCATTACAGACGAGAAGTGTGTTAGAAAATATGTACACCATATGCCGTCATCATTCATGCGCCCCTCGTATTGCGTGGCTCACTCCGGTCTACCTCGACAGAAAACCAACACTGTTTGTTTCAAAAATTGGCTGATGCAATCCTTTAACACATTTTGTCATTCTTCATTACATGTGCAATTAAACTACATCGAACTAACACGTTGCTCACGATAAATCGCGTCGCGAGTGCGCATAGACCGCGGATTATGAAGAAATCCGGTCGGAAATCGGATTGAGTGTTATTTTTtggacaaaaaaaagttaaagggtatgtgcttgagtgcacaaacgtaggcttgacgtgggactatggtgggtgtaaagatttaattctgccatagccatagtatataaaacacaccaaacgtacaaataccatacaaaACAATCTATGAACACTTCACAAAagcatacaaactaataggaagaataataaacttgttgcctataaaagtattctctgccggtacccggagaactgtcccataatgaaaaacaacatgttgagaaaacggcgatttgaTATTATCGGTGAATTTTCtgattttcagctattttaagCAATTTCATCCAAAACCAATTAccagaacagtttcatggcaccataaGTTTAacattgagaacaaaaaaccatggatggaattggttttacgttacatAATTCGAGAGAAAaaacaatatgggacaaaatatgcgggtacatttcaaaagtactcgcatattttgtcgcatcacatataaattcaaccagcaaccagcAGTATcactggcaacgtagattgtactacagaaaaacaacattattaTAGTTAATTGAATGACATACTTTTATATGCTTAATgttatccgatatacactaatctggcaaaattatatgttcgcagtttgtaccactatgcagtgggactgtaatgcgggtactttcgatatgggacaaacacaacttggtattttttccatacaaaagtatcaatttcagattttttttcggaaaatatgataacagttaagtcgattcccgatgataactcaaaagtgacaaaaatcattatgggacagttatgcgggtaccggcagttctgtcataaataaatttacctcggatTAATgcttttttgcacacacatgttatacacatatacacgttatacacacacacgctatatacacacacactactcacaagcacacgctcctcagacacacccaccgtacttacacacacacacacacacacacagacacacacaggcACAGACACAAACAcagtcacacacacatacatacacacaaatacatacacacacacagacacacatacatacatatacacacacatacagacacacacgctaacgctactctcacacacacagacacagacatagagacaaacacagacacacacatatacacacatacacacatacagacacacacgcacacgcttctcacacgcacgcacgcacacgcttctcacacacacacacgcacgcttctcacacacacgcacgcacacgcttctcatacacacacacgtacacgcttctctctctcacacacacacacatacacacaagctactcagacacacacacaaactactcacacacacaaaatacacacacgcacacgctactcacacacacacatacacacgcacacacgacACATTATACCTACACAAAatactatcggcagcatccaaacggcttccaagtcttccaatggtccctttcatcggcttccaatggtccccagtgccgatcacgtttagtttcgggctgtattgcagcaacgatatctgaattagattaccactggtggggcccaactcagatcgaagggaagccgaactgttcgctttgacggtcgaccagggaatgagcttctctgaacacggaatgtccttttatagcgtcactcagtgtggggaacttgggtgattgagggaagaaccaatcacgtggaagcatctctgctttctttcatcGTCGCTTATGCTGGGtaatgaatgcgatgccaattggctggcattgttagccaatgactgaatgcgtgaaatcatttcgtctatgtttttaaagtctgcgttagggaaatataccaatcgtatgaaaaatgtatgtggatatttgaccttcaaacttttccgcaattttcacggagtaataaaaaaatggtaactgaaattatcatgttatacaaatctcgtatattttagcttttcaacggtatattaactattgaaatcggaacactTGTTTAAACGCtgttagcatctaaaatcttccattccgccaaccaaaaacgtaacatgttcaatccagttttcacagaatgtaccttagtatagtgaagaaagacgtagtcccacgtcaacatTTCGAACTGTGAAGTGGACATTTTTTCTTTTGCTTTGCCAAAACTAAACCTAGCACCATGGCATCGAACGCAAGCTTGAGCGTAGAAAAATTAAATGATTTTAACTACGAGGTCTGGAAGTTTCGTATGGAGCTAGTGCTGTTTAGAAAAGGAGTCAAAAATGTCGTCGATGAAGAGAAGCCGGAAGCGCTTAATTCGTCCTGGACCTACAAAGACGGGGAAGCTCGGGCTCTGATCGACCTCTCAATCGAAGATGGCCAGAGGTGCCACGTACTACACTGCACCACGGCTCGCCAGATGTGGACTTCACTGAAAAACTATCACGCACGGTCATCGCTTGTCACTAAAATTCAAGTTTTGCGGAAGCTTTTCCGAATGCACTTGCCAGAGAATGGGAATATGGCCGATCATTTGGCAAATATCACGCAACTGTCTAATCGGCTGTCGAATATGGGTGATGCGCTGAAGGACTACTGGCTGGTTGCCATTATTTTGTCGAGCCTCACCGATTCCTACGACGGGTTGATCACGGCGTTGGAAAGTCGCCCCGAGGTTGAGTTAACACTGGAGTTTGTGAAGGGCAAGTTGCTTGACGAATGGCGAAAGCGGTGCGAGAAGTCCGGTGGCAGCGTTAGAGGAAGTGAAGAAAAAGTACTGAAAACGGAAGTGAGTCAAAAGAAGCAAAAGAAGAAGGAAAAAGTGTGCCACTATTGTGGTAAAGAAGGACATTTCCGCCGGGACTGTAGAAAGCTGGAATACGACAAGAAGAAGGAGCGTGATAACCATCGCAAAGCTAACATAGTGGTTAGAGAAAAAGAATCTGACGAGGTGTGTCTGCTGGCTGGTCGTTCCGGCGACGTTGTGTGGTGTCTAGACTCGGGAGCCACATCGCATATGACCAGTGACGCATCGCTTCTTGGAAATGTGACGGAAATAGATTCGACAATTGGCCTTGCTGATGGCAAGCATATCGCAGCGGTAGGTGTTGGCTCGAGCAGATTTCGATCGCTGAATGGAAATGGTAAGGAGGTGCCTGTGACCGTCAAGCAGGTGTATCATGTTCCAGCGTTGGCCGGAAATCTTCTGTCGGTAAGCCAACTAACCGACGAGGGATGTTCTGTCTTGTTCAATAGAACTAACTGCGAAATCCAGGAAAATGGAAAGGTTTTGCTCCAAGCTGAAAGAAGCGGAAACTTGTACCGGCTGAAACTTCTTGTGCAGAAAGCGTTCACGGCGACTTCAGGCCACAATCCGAATTGCATTCATGTGTGGCATCGTCGTCTTGGCCATCGAGATAAGCAAGCTGTGGAGAAAATCGTCCGAGATAATTTGGGAACCGGTCTGAACTTGCAGGAATGTGATGTAAAATCCGATTGTGGAGTGTGCTATGAAGGCAAAATGAGTCGCGCACCATTTCCAAACAAATCTGTGTCAACATCCGGCGCCACTGGAGATCTCGTTCATACCGATTTATGTGGGCCTTTGGAGGTAGCAACTCCCAGCGGAAACCGTTATTTGATGACGATGGTTGACGATTACAGCCGGTATTGCGTTTTGTATCTGCTAACTAACAAGTCTGAGGCTGCCGACAAAATCGTTGAGTATTCGAAGATGATGCAGAACCAGTTTGGAAAACTGCCAAAAGTGATCCGCTCAGATGGAGGCGGAGAGTATTCCGGCAATGACTTGAAAAGATTTATGACGAATCGCAGTTTGCAAGAGATGATGCGATGTCTCCTGACGGAAGCTGGTCTGGGCAAACAATACTGGGGCGAGGCAGTGTCAACTGCTAATTTCCTGCAAAACTGGCTGCCGACTGCTGCGATAGAAGCTACGCCGTACGAACGTTGGTGGAGGAAGAAACCCAATGATTCTTTCCTGCGTGTGTTCGGCACCGAAGCGTATGTTCACGTACCGGACGATAAAAGGCGGAAATTGGATCCGAAAGCGAAAAAGATGGTGTTCGCCGGGTATGCCGACGGAAGAAAGGCCTATCGTTTTTTAGAACCCACGAAGAACCGTGTCACCATTAGCAGGGACGCCAAGTTCCTTGAGCTGGCTAGTGgtactcacgaggaacttcaaTCTGGCACAAGCTTTATTCCTCCTGCAAAAA
It includes:
- the LOC129725433 gene encoding synaptobrevin homolog YKT6, with translation MVKLYAMSVFYKAPSEARLLKSAYDLQSFSFFQRGSVQEFISFASKTLVERTQAATRQSVKQDVYMCHVYVRADNLGAVLISDHEYPHRVAHTLLTKVLDDFSAKISKEQWPSASESSIDFSTLPALLTKYQDPREADSLTKMQEDLDETKIILRNTIEAVLERGEKLDDLVYKSESLSIQSKAFYKTAKKTNSCCNFG